A part of Brassica rapa cultivar Chiifu-401-42 chromosome A05, CAAS_Brap_v3.01, whole genome shotgun sequence genomic DNA contains:
- the LOC103869518 gene encoding probable 1-acyl-sn-glycerol-3-phosphate acyltransferase 5, with protein sequence MEKKLTNSNNMSLIRMLRGIICLMVLVSTAFMMLIFWGFISAVVMRLFSLHYSRKCVSFFFGSWLALWPFLFEKINRTKVIFSGDKVPCESRVLLIANHRTEVDWMYFWDLALRKGQIGNMKYVLKSSLMKLPLFGWAFHLFEFIPVERKWKVDEANLRQMVSSFKDPRDGLWLGLFPEGTDYTEAKCERSKKFAAENGLPELNNVLLPKTKGFVSCLEELDSSLDAVYDVTIGYKTRCPSFLDNVYGTEPSEVHIHIRRISQNQIPNQEKEINAWLMNTFQLKDQLLSEFYSRGHFPNEGTEKEFSTIKQLINCLAVIVFTIICTHLTFFSSMIWFKIYVSLVCAYLTYATHFNLRPAPLVETAKKSFQISKKMNF encoded by the exons ATGGAAAAGAAACTTACAAACTCTAATAACATGTCTCTGATAAGAATGTTAAGAGGTATCATATGTCTGATGGTGTTGGTTTCAACAGCTTTTATGATGTTGATTTTCTGGGGGTTCATATCAGCTGTAGTGATGAGGCTTTTCAGCTTACACTACAGCCGTAAAtgtgtttctttcttctttggcTCCTGGCTCGCCTTGTGGCCTTTCCTCTTTGAGAAGATCAACAGAACCAAAGTTATCTTCTCTGGGGACAAGGTTCCTTGTGAGTCACGAGTGTTGCTCATTGCCAATCACCGAACAGAGGTTGACTGGATGTACTTCTGGGATCTTGCACTGCGTAAAGGTCAGATTGGGAATATGAAGTATGTCCTTAAGAGCAGTCTGATGAAGTTGCCTCTGTTCGGTTGGGCGTTTCACCTCTTTGAGTTTATCCCCGTTGAGCGGAAATGGAAAGTAGATGAAGCAAACTTGAGGCAGATGGTTTCCAGTTTCAAGGATCCTCGAGATGGTTTATGGCTTGGTCTTTTCCCCGAGGGCACAGATTACAC AGAGGCTAAATGCGAAAGGAGCAAGAAGTTTGCAGCTGAGAATGGCCTTCCAGAACTGAACAATGTGTTGCTTCCCAAGACAAAAGGTTTTGTCTCCTGCTTGGAAGAATTGGATTCCTCACTTGATGCAG TTTATGATGTGACCATCGGTTACAAAACCCGTTGTCCATCTTTCTTAGACAATGTCTACGGTACTGAACCATCAGAAGTTCACATCCACATCCGTCGTATCAGCCAAAACCAAATCCCGAATCAGGAAAAGGAAATCAATGCTTGGTTAATGAACACATTCCAGCTCAAAGACCAGCTGCTCAGTGAGTTCTACTCTCGTGGCCATTTCCCTAACGAAGGAACAGAAAAAGAGTTCAGCACAATAAAGCAACTCATAAACTGCTTGGCGGTGATTGTGTTCACGATCATCTGTACGCATCTCACCTTCTTCTCGTCGATGATCTGGTTCAAGATCTATGTCTCTTTGGTCTGTGCCTACTTGACCTATGCTACTCATTTCAATCTTCGTCCTGCGCCACTTGTTGAGACTGCAAAGAAAAGCTTTCAAATTAGTAAAAAAATGAACTTTTAA
- the LOC103869519 gene encoding putative pentatricopeptide repeat-containing protein At3g18840: MNSVKHGFLHHSRSIKAGLALTTISSNHLVNIYSRHGLLQEARKVFDEMPERNVYSWNAMISAYVKSNDLKEANKLFRTVNSKRDLVTYNTLLSGFAKTDGCESEAIEMFGEMRRKEEDGNWVDDFTLTIMLKLSAKLTNAFYGEQLHGVMVKTGNDASKFAVSSLVHMYSKCGKFKEVCNVFDGSCVEVIDGVAKNAMVAAYCREGDIDRALSIFWRNPELNNIVSWNTLIWGYAENGFDEEALKMAVSMEESGLKWDEHTTAAVLNVVSSLKSLKIGKEVHGRVVKIGSYSNKFISNGIVDVYCKCGDMKYAESVHLLYGFGDLYSTSSMIVGYSSQGKMVEAKRLFDSFSEKNLVVWSAMFLGYLKVCQPDYVLELAREFIAKENKVTDSSVMVSILGACSLQASIEPGKEIHGHSLRTGILMDKKLVTAFVDMYSKCGNVEYAAKVFDSSFERDTVMYNAMISGYAHHGHDENSFQLFEDMTEAGLKPDEITFIALLSACRHRGLVLEGEKYFKSMTEVCNISPEVGHYTCMIDLYGKTNRLDEAIELMKGIDESEEDAVILGAFLNACNLNKSTELVKEVEEKLLDIDGCNGSRYIHLANSYASSGRWDEMRQIRNRMRGKELGKFYGCSWAYIDNQLHMFRSSDSSHFRTEAIYSMLHFVTKDSTEMIA, from the coding sequence ATGAATTCCGTAAAACACGGGTTTTTGCATCACTCGCGTTCCATTAAAGCTGGTTTAGCCTTGACAACAATCTCCTCGAACCATCTCGTTAATATCTACTCAAGACATGGCTTATTACAGGAAGCTCGGaaggtgttcgacgaaatgcctgAGAGAAACGTTTACTCATGGAACGCTATGATCTCGGCCTACGTAAAGTCCAACGATTTGAAAGAAGCGAATAAACTGTTCAGAACGGTTAATTCTAAACGAGATTTGGTAACCTATAACACTCTGCTTTCAGGGTTTGCCAAAACTGATGGGTGTGAGAGTGAAGCCATTGAGATGTTTGGTGAGATGCGAAGGAAAGAAGAGGATGGGAATTGGGTTGATGATTTCACTCTCACCATAATGCTCAAACTCTCTGCGAAGCTAACCAACGCGTTTTATGGTGAGCAGTTGCATGGCGTTATGGTGAAAACAGGGAATGATGCAAGCAAGTTTGCCGTGAGCTCTCTCGTTCACATGTACTCGAAGTGTGGGAAGTTCAAGGAAGTTTGTAATGTCTTTGATGGATCGTGTGTTGAGGTTATTGATGGTGTGGCTAAGAACGCGATGGTTGCTGCTTATTGTAGAGAAGGTGACATTGACAGAGCTTTGAGTATATTCTGGAGGAATCCAGAACTGAATAATATAGTTTCTTGGAATACATTGATTTGGGGATATGCGGAGAATGGATTTGATGAAGAAGCTTTGAAGATGGCTGTTAGTATGGAGGAAAGTGGGTTGAAATGGGATGAACACACAACCGCGGCTGTACTAAATGTTGTGAGTAGTTTGAAGAGCTTGAAGATTGGAAAGGAAGTGCATGGTCGGGTGGTGAAGATCGGATCATATTCTAATAAGTTTATAAGCAATGGGATTGTTGATGTTTACTGTAAGTGTGGAGATATGAAGTATGCAGAGTCTGTCCATTTGTTATATGGTTTTGGCGACTTGTATTCAACTTCTTCGATGATTGTGGGTTACTCGTCTCAGGGCAAGATGGTGGAAGCGAAGAGGTTGTTTGATTCTTTCTCCGAGAAGAATCTAGTGGTGTGGAGTGCAATGTTCTTGGGATATCTCAAAGTATGTCAACCTGATTATGTCCTTGAACTTGCACGTGAGTTTATAGCCAAGGAGAACAAAGTTACTGATTCTTCGGTCATGGTTAGCATCCTTGGTGCATGCTCTTTACAAGCTTCAATCGAACCGGGGAAGGAGATTCACGGTCACAGCTTGAGAACGGGGATTTTAATGGATAAGAAACTTGTGACTGCTTTTGTTGACATGTATTCAAAATGCGGGAACGTTGAGTATGCTGCAAAGGTCTTTGATAGTAGCTTCGAGAGAGATACAGTTATGTACAACGCTATGATATCTGGTTATGCTCATCATGGACATGACGAAAACTCTTTCCAGCTCTTTGAAGATATGACTGAAGCTGGACTCAAGCCGGATGAGATCACGTTTATAGCGCTCCTATCAGCTTGTCGTCACCGTGGCTTAGTTCTAGAGGGTGAGAAGTACTTCAAGTCGATGACAGAGGTTTGCAATATATCCCCCGAGGTTGGTCACTATACCTGCATGATAGATTTGTACGGAAAGACCAATAGATTAGACGAAGCCATAGAACTAATGAAAGGTATTGatgaatctgaagaagatgctgTTATTCTTGGAGCGTTTTTAAATGCTTGTAACTTGAACAAGAGTACAGAGCTTGTGAAGGAAGTGGAAGAGAAACTGTTAGACATTGATGGATGTAACGGGTCTCGGTATATTCACCTTGCTAACTCTTATGCCTCGTCTGGTAGATGGGATGAGATGAGACAGATACGGAATCGTATGAGAGGGAAGGAGCTGGGAAAGTTTTATGGGTGCAGCTGGGCATATATTGATAATCAACTTCATATGTTTAGGTCCTCTGATAGTTCGCATTTCAGAACTGAAGCTATATATTCTATGCTACATTTTGTGACTAAGGATTCGACTGAAATGATTGCTTAA
- the LOC117134392 gene encoding glutathione S-transferase T2-like: protein MDPRNPYSQSSSYMGLLNSQNFPYESFPQFSSQVTDAGTQPEATPVDRKERKKWTPSDDEVLISGWLNTSKDAIVGNDQKSGSFWKRVGEYVAASPHAREGGETREHLHCKQRWHKINDVVSKFCGAYAAAERQISSGQNETDVLKMAHEIYYADHHSKFILEHAWCVLRYEQKWLNLNTPKPTGSSKRKIGEPVSDTSSTCHGDQDIRPEGVKAAKAKRNNGQGKSVAEYSTIWEMKKEDLMMKKEDLMMKEKLSRLAILDSLLTKKDPLTEAEEVVKNKLLAQYF from the coding sequence ATGGATCCAAGGAATCCATATAGTCAGTCATCTAGCTATATGGGCCTTCTAAACAGTCAAAACTTTCCTTATGAAAGTTTCCCTCAGTTCAGTTCACAAGTAACCGACGCTGGAACTCAACCTGAAGCCACACCTGTGGACCGCAAGGAGAGAAAGAAATGGACCCCATCTGATGACGAGGTCCTAATCAGCGGGTGGCTGAACACATCCAAGGATGCGATCGTTGGAAATGATCAAAAGTCGGGGAGTTTTTGGAAACGAGTAGGCGAATATGTCGCAGCTAGTCCACATGCTAGAGAGGGTGGTGAAACAAGAGAGCATCTCCACTGCAAGCAGAGGTGGCACAAAATCAATGATGTAGTGAGCAAGTTCTGTGGCGCATATGCTGCAGCTGAAAGACAAATCAGTTCTGGTCAGAATGAAACAGATGTTCTCAAGATGGCCCATGAGATATACTACGCTGATCACCACTCGAAGTTTATTCTTGAGCATGCGTGGTGTGTGTTGAGGTATGAACAGAAATGGCTTAACCTCAACACACCTAAACCCACGGGCAGTTCAAAGAGAAAAATTGGTGAGCCAGTTTCTGATACTTCAAGCACGTGTCATGGTGATCAAGACATCCGTCCTGAAGGTGTAAAGGCTGCTAAAGCTAAAAGGAATAATGGTCAAGGGAAGTCTGTTGCTGAGTATTCGACCATTTGGGAAATGAAAAAGGAGGATCTCATGATGAAGAAGGAGGATCTCATGATGAAGGAGAAGCTGTCTAGACTGGCCATACTAGACTCTCTCCTAACCAAAAAAGACCCTCTAACTGAAGCTGAAGAAGTTGTCAAGAATAAGCTACTCGCTCAGTATTTCTGA